The Stieleria maiorica genome includes the window GTTATGAGTCGGTTTGATCGGACCACTTGGCCTCACCGACGAAACGCCTGCGTCGTGGTACAACGCCACAGCACGGTCGCCAAAGCCGGATCTGAATTAACCCACGGATGGCAGCGCGTACCCACGGATCCCAGGCTGTATGAAATCCGTGGGTACGCGCTGCCATCCGTGGGCTTTCTAACTCGTTGCAGTGTTCCGGCTCAACCGGCTAACTTTGCCAGCGCGCGTTGCAGCGGGCATTGTTGGGGATCGATTGGTTGTCCGCTTCGATAACCTTGCAACACGCGGCGTGATTCTGCGGCCAACATGCGTCGCACCTCGCGGCGTTTTCCTTTGACGCGCGGGATCACCAGGTTGTCGTAGGCGGTCGTCTGGTGACGCATCCAGGCGATCACCGCGGATTCCGCGCGTCGCTCCACGGGAATCCGCTGCGTGCGGGCAACCGTGCCGCTGCCCACCGGCGTGGCGTGCTGGGTCACCGCGACGGCCAATTGTTTCGCGATGCCGCGATGGGAGGCGTGAAAACCCAAGAACGTGATCACCGCGTTTTCGAATTCATCGACATACTCGGCCTGCTTTTTCTCCCGCCTGGCGACGTCACTCTTTCGCTTGCGTGCGTAGGCGTCGGTCGATCGTTCGGCGTCCAGTTTCGCTTTTGCCGCGGCGATTTGCCCGGCGTCCGCCCACACGCCTTTGGAAAACACGCGGCGCCCGCGACGCTCCTTCACCGTCCACGTCGGCCCGGCCGCCTTGACGCGGCGGGTCAGCCCGGCATCGCCGGGGGGCAACAAGTCCCAGCCGGCCGGAACCGCAAGCGTGTCGCCGTCGTCGTCGATGACGTGTCGTGAATCGGGGCCGGGGCCAACCACACGTGTTTTTTCAGGCATGGAGAAGAGAGCTGCAAACGGAACGGGGAGAAGCGGTCAAACACGAGGTACACCGATTGAATCGGCGACCGATGCGGGGCAACTTGATACGACGAATCCGATTTCGCATCAAGCAGCCCATGCCAGCACGCAGCGAATGCCAGCACGCAGCCGATGCCAGCACGCAGCGTAAGCAAGTGGCCCAGGACCTCCACCACACGCCGCCGCCCCCATGCCGCCGCACGCTTTCTGACGCTTCCCGCTGGCATCTCTCTCCCATCGTCTTGCCCGCATTGTTTTGCCCCGTCCTTTACATCCGCAATCCCGGCACGGGCCGCTCGCTGACGCTTCCCGCTGGCATTTCTCTCATCGTCTTGCCCGCATTGTTTTGCCCCCGTCCTTTTCATGCGCAATCCCTGCACGGGTCGCTCGCTGACGCTTCCCGCTGGCATTTCTCTCTCATCATTCTGCCCCGCATTATTCTGCCTTCTCAAACCGCGCTCACGCGTCCCGCTGACATGGTCGTTTATACTGGCCGCATGACACCCGCCCCTCCACACCGAGTCCAACCCCAAACCCCGCCGCACATCAGCCTGGGCAAACGGCTGCTCTTTTCCGGCGTCATGGCGGCCCTCGTGCT containing:
- a CDS encoding DUF2293 domain-containing protein — its product is MPEKTRVVGPGPDSRHVIDDDGDTLAVPAGWDLLPPGDAGLTRRVKAAGPTWTVKERRGRRVFSKGVWADAGQIAAAKAKLDAERSTDAYARKRKSDVARREKKQAEYVDEFENAVITFLGFHASHRGIAKQLAVAVTQHATPVGSGTVARTQRIPVERRAESAVIAWMRHQTTAYDNLVIPRVKGKRREVRRMLAAESRRVLQGYRSGQPIDPQQCPLQRALAKLAG